A genome region from Arachis duranensis cultivar V14167 chromosome 6, aradu.V14167.gnm2.J7QH, whole genome shotgun sequence includes the following:
- the LOC107494666 gene encoding uncharacterized protein LOC107494666, which translates to MVQQASLDFNSKIFGNIFVRKNKVEYQIDQIQRRLEVTDVLSLRIKEAELREDYNRLLLQEELFWYQKSREQWVKYGDRNTKFFHLQTLVRRNHNRVHGLYVRDGSWSTDPDILQEEALSFYKNLFGTTEEVEVDCLGDVPMPTLSTEACARLIDPVSFAEVKSAVFSMSPFKAPGPDGFQAYFFKEYWEIVGTEIWNIVRSAFLGEFLNPSIMETLIVLIPKIDNPTFMKDFRPISLSYDRVDWRFLESTLIAFGFPIITVNLIMTCVRASSLSIMWNGNRLDSFAPRRGLRQGDPMSPYLFVLCMERLACYISHKVVEGVWKPVSVTRGGPKFSHLMFADDLLLFCQATKSQVQMVMHSLNIFCKASGMKVNLEKSKAFCSKNVTARRRDIFTSVSSIRFALDLGRYLGVNLNHSRTSRASFHSVIEKVRGRLANWKGRLLNKAGRLCLINSVAASIPVYHMQSISKAFGALKDAFSWCVGSLDQSFWFDNWSIEGPIAQDVPFVHISDSDLTIRDVWKDGQWNLHDIFSIIPEDVKQRLNAYNPDLNAGESSGWSWGVASSRLYSARSGYSWLAKRKFDWNEHDNWLWVWRLHIPEKYKFLIWLSLHNAIPTAEFRLGRGLALSSTCHRCQNGSESILHCLRECPSAKEVWTLLGLYSDNSNLHDWLYRGARSGDAFLFFSTIWWIWRSRNHDLFNIDDSWSASKVVSLIRSSVREFHTIFAMHQSLSPLSLCLHWVPPPVHSVKLNCDVSWFAPSGYAGFGCIIRNPDGCWLKGCTGKVEVCSVLFAELYAIWRGLLLAWESGFREVICETDCLEALFLVNQRMLSKDIPEWDLAKHIQEVMNWNWRVSILLIQRTANSVADCMAKAAASVADIHSNWSQPWSELQHLIDLDMTLAN; encoded by the exons ATGGTTCAACAGGCTTCTTTGGACTTCAACTCaaagatttttggaaatatTTTTGTGCGAAAAAATAAGGTGGAATATCAGATTGATCAGATTCAACGGCGTTTGGAGGTTACCGATGTGTTATCTCTGAGAATTAAAGAAGCTGAACTGAGGGAAGATTACAATAGGCTTTTATTGCAAGAGGAACTTTTTTGGTACCAGAAATCTAGAGAGCAATGGGTCAAGTATGGGGATAGAAACACTAAATTCTTTCATCTTCAGACTTTGGTGCGTAGAAACCATAATAGAGTACATGGATTATATGTTAGAGATGGGTCTTGGTCTACTGATCCAGATATTCTCCAGGAAGAAGCCCTCTCTTTTTACAAGAATCTCTTTGGTACAACGGAAGAGGTTGAGGTTGATTGTTTAGGGGATGTTCCGATGCCCACTCTAAGCACTGAGGCTTGTGCTAGGTTAATTGACCCTGTCTCTTTTGCGGAAGTCAAGTCAGCAGTATTCAGTATGAGCCCTTTTAAGGCTCCTGGTCCAGATGGCTTTCaagcttatttttttaaagaatattggGAGATAGTAGGCACTGAGATTTGGAATATTGTCCGGAGCGCTTTTTTGGGAGAGTTCTTAAATCCTAGCATCATGGAAACTCTGATTGTGCTTATTCCTAAAATTGATAATCCTACCTTTATGAAGGATTTCAGGCCTATTAGCTTGT cttatgatagGGTGGATTGGAGGTTTTTGGAGAGTACTCTCATTGCTTTTGGTTTTCCTATCATCACTGTTAATTTGATTATGACTTGTGTCCGTGCATCCTCTCTTTCTATTATGTGGAATGGGAATAGATTGGATAGTTTTGCTCCTAGAAGGGGGCTTAGACAGGGCGATCCAATGTCTCCTTACTTATTTGTGCTTTGTATGGAAAGACTTGCCTGCTATATATCTCATAAGGTGGTCGAGGGTGTGTGGAAACCAGTTTCTGTCACTAGGGGTGGCCCAAAATTTTCTCATTTGATGTTTGCAGATGATCTCTTACTCTTCTGCCAGGCTACAAAAAGTCAGGTCCAAATGGTCATGCATTCTCTTAATATTTTTTGCAAGGCATCTGGCATGAAAGTGAATCTTGAAAAGTCTAAAgctttttgttctaaaaatgTGACTGCTCGTAGAAGAGATATTTTTACTAGTGTTTCTTCAATACGTTTTGCTTTGGACTTAGGAAGATATCTTGGAGTTAACCTTAATCATTCCCGTACCAGTAGGGCTTCTTTTCATTCGGTGATTGAAAAGGTGAGGGGAAGATtagctaattggaaaggaaGGCTTCTAAATAAAGCAGGGAGACTTTGCCTGATCAATTCTGTTGCAGCATCCATTCCTGTCTATCATATGCAG AGTATCTCAAAGGCTTTTGGTGCTCTTAAGGATGCCTTCTCTTGGTGCGTTGGGTCACTTGATCAATCTTTTTGGTTTGACAATTGGAGTATTGAGGGCCCAATTGCTCAAGATGTCCCTTTTGTACATATATCTGACTCTGATTTAACTATTAGAGACGTTTGGAAAGATGGTCAATGGAATCTCCATGATATTTTCTCTATCATTCCAGAAGATGTCAAACAGCGTTTGAATGCTTATAATCCGGATTTGAATGCTGGAGAGAGTTCGGGTTGGTCGTGGGGTGTGGCATCTTCTAGACTCTACTCAGCTAGGAGTGGGTACAGTTGGCTAGCCAAAAGAAAGTTTGACTGGAATGAGCATGATAATTGGTTGTGGGTATGGCGTCTGCATATTCCTGAGAAGTATAAGTTCTTGATTTGGCTCAGTCTCCATAATGCTATTCCTACAGCAGAGTTTCGTTTGGGTCGTGGTTTAGCTTTATCTAGCACCTGTCATCGGTGTCAGAATGGTTCTGAATCCATTCTTCATTGTCTTCGGGAGTGCCCTAGTGCCAAGGAGGTCTGGACCCTTTTAGGCTTGTATTCAGATAACTCGAATTTACATGATTGGCTCTACAGAGGTGCAAGGAGTGGagatgcttttcttttcttttcgacTATCTGGTGGATTTGGAGAAGCAGGAATCATGACTTATTTAATATAGATGATTCATGGAGTGCTAGTAAAGTGGTGAGTTTGATTCGTAGTTCAGTAAGGGAGTTTCACACTATTTTTGCTATGCATCAATCTCTGTCTCCTCTTTCACTTTGTTTGCATTGGGTTCCACCTCCAGTTCATTCtgttaaattgaattgtgatgTTAGTTGGTTTGCTCCTTCTGGCTATGCTGGTTTTGGTTGTATTATTCGCAATCCTGATGGATGTTGGTTGAAAGGTTGCACTGGAAAAGTCGAAGTGTGCAGTGTTCTTTTTGCTGAATTGTATGCAATTTGGAGAGGTTTACttcttgcttgggagagtggatTTCGTGAGGTTATTTGTGAAACAGACTGTTTAGAAGCTCTTTTCTTGGTAAATCAAAGAATGCTTAGTAAGGATATTCCGGAATGGGATTTGGCAAAGCATATTCAGGAGGTTATGAATTGGAATTGGAGAGTCTCTATTCTTTTAATTCAGAGGACTGCAAATAGTGTTGCAGATTGTATGGCTAAAGCAGCTGCTTCTGTCGCGGACATTCACTCGAATTGGAGCCAACCATGGAGTGAGCTTCAACATCTAATAGATTTAGATATGACCCTagccaattaa